One genomic window of Maribacter aquivivus includes the following:
- the rpsS gene encoding 30S ribosomal protein S19: protein MARSLKKGPYVHYSLEKKIQQSVSSGKKAVIKTWSRASMITPDFVGMTIAVHNGKQFVPVFVTENMVGHKLGEFSPTRSFRGHAGAKNKGKK from the coding sequence ATGGCACGTTCACTAAAAAAAGGACCTTACGTTCACTATAGTTTGGAGAAGAAAATCCAACAAAGTGTTTCATCCGGTAAAAAAGCGGTAATTAAAACTTGGTCTAGAGCATCTATGATCACTCCTGATTTTGTTGGGATGACAATAGCGGTTCATAATGGAAAACAATTTGTACCTGTTTTTGTAACAGAAAACATGGTAGGACATAAACTTGGGGAATTTTCACCAACAAGATCTTTTAGAGGTCATGCAGGTGCAAAAAACAAAGGAAAAAAGTAA
- the rplV gene encoding 50S ribosomal protein L22: MGVRKKQMAERIKAEKKMVAFAKLNNCPTSPRKMRLVADLIRGVKVEQALAILRFNPKEASRKLEKLLLSALANWQAKNEEASLEDADLIVAEIRVDSGAMLKRLRPAPQGRAHRIRKRSNHVTLVLGSKNITEN; encoded by the coding sequence ATGGGAGTTCGTAAAAAACAGATGGCCGAAAGAATTAAGGCTGAGAAGAAGATGGTAGCTTTTGCTAAGTTGAATAACTGTCCTACTTCACCTAGAAAAATGCGATTAGTTGCAGATTTAATTCGTGGTGTAAAGGTAGAGCAAGCCTTAGCTATTTTAAGGTTTAACCCTAAAGAGGCTTCTAGAAAGTTAGAGAAATTATTACTTTCAGCTTTGGCTAATTGGCAAGCAAAAAATGAAGAGGCAAGTTTAGAGGATGCTGATTTAATTGTAGCTGAGATTAGAGTAGATAGTGGTGCAATGTTAAAAAGATTGCGTCCTGCTCCACAAGGTAGAGCACATAGAATTAGAAAACGTTCAAACCATGTTACATTGGTTTTGGGGTCAAAAAATATAACAGAAAACTAG
- the rplE gene encoding 50S ribosomal protein L5 gives MAYVARLKKEYKERIVAALTEEFGYSNVMQVPKLEKIVMSRGVGAAVADKKLIDHAIDEMTMITGQKAVATMSKKDVAAFKLRKGMPIGAKVTLRGERMYEFLDRLVTSALPRVRDFQGIKATGFDGRGNYNLGVTEQIIFPEVNIDKINRINGMDITFVTSADTDKEAKSLLTELGLPFKKN, from the coding sequence ATGGCATACGTTGCAAGATTAAAGAAAGAGTATAAGGAGCGAATAGTAGCTGCCCTTACCGAAGAGTTTGGTTACAGTAATGTAATGCAGGTTCCTAAGTTAGAGAAGATAGTAATGAGTAGAGGTGTAGGTGCTGCTGTTGCTGACAAGAAACTTATTGACCATGCAATAGATGAAATGACTATGATAACGGGTCAAAAAGCCGTTGCTACTATGTCTAAGAAAGATGTTGCTGCCTTTAAGTTAAGAAAAGGTATGCCAATTGGTGCAAAAGTTACCCTTAGAGGTGAGCGTATGTACGAATTTTTAGACCGTTTGGTTACTTCTGCATTACCACGTGTTAGGGATTTTCAAGGTATCAAAGCTACTGGTTTTGATGGTCGTGGAAATTATAACTTAGGTGTAACGGAGCAAATTATTTTTCCTGAAGTTAATATTGATAAAATCAATAGAATTAACGGAATGGATATTACATTTGTAACTTCTGCAGATACAGACAAGGAAGCAAAATCATTATTAACAGAATTAGGTTTACCTTTTAAAAAGAATTAG
- the rplP gene encoding 50S ribosomal protein L16 translates to MLQPKRTKFRKMQKGRMKGLAGRGHQLSNGMFGIKNVDDAAFLTSRQIEAARIAATRFMKREGQLWIKIFPDKPITKKPLEVRMGKGKGAPEYFVAVVKPGRIMFEVAGVPLEVAKEALRLAAQKLPVKTKFIVARDYEAVN, encoded by the coding sequence ATGTTACAACCGAAAAGAACAAAGTTCCGTAAGATGCAGAAAGGCCGTATGAAAGGTCTTGCTGGAAGAGGACACCAACTTTCAAATGGTATGTTCGGTATAAAGAATGTTGATGATGCTGCATTTTTGACTTCACGCCAGATAGAAGCTGCTCGTATTGCTGCTACTAGATTTATGAAGAGAGAAGGTCAATTGTGGATTAAAATATTTCCAGACAAGCCGATTACTAAAAAGCCATTAGAAGTACGTATGGGTAAAGGTAAGGGTGCACCAGAATATTTCGTTGCCGTGGTTAAGCCAGGTAGAATTATGTTCGAAGTGGCCGGAGTTCCTTTGGAAGTAGCAAAAGAGGCTTTAAGATTAGCGGCTCAGAAACTTCCTGTTAAGACAAAATTCATTGTAGCTCGTGATTACGAGGCTGTAAATTAA
- the rpsQ gene encoding 30S ribosomal protein S17 yields the protein MEKRNLRKERVGVVTSNKMEKSIVIAEVKRVKHPMYGKFVLKTKKYVAHDEKNDCNIGDTVKIMETRPMSKTKCWRLVEILERAK from the coding sequence ATGGAGAAAAGAAATTTAAGAAAAGAGAGAGTAGGAGTTGTTACTAGTAATAAAATGGAGAAATCTATTGTTATTGCTGAAGTGAAAAGAGTTAAACATCCTATGTACGGTAAATTCGTTTTGAAGACAAAGAAATATGTTGCACATGACGAAAAGAACGATTGTAACATTGGTGATACTGTAAAGATCATGGAGACAAGACCTATGAGTAAAACCAAATGTTGGAGATTAGTAGAAATCTTAGAAAGAGCTAAATAA
- the rpsM gene encoding 30S ribosomal protein S13 has translation MARIAGIDIPKQKRGVIALTYIFGIGRSRSQEILSKAQVSEDTKVSDWNDDEIGRIREAASEFVIEGELRSETQLNIKRLMDIGCYRGIRHRSGLPLRGQRTKNNSRTRKGKRKTVANKKKATK, from the coding sequence ATGGCAAGAATCGCAGGTATAGATATACCAAAACAAAAGAGAGGTGTAATAGCCTTAACCTATATTTTCGGAATCGGAAGAAGTAGGTCACAAGAAATATTGAGTAAAGCCCAAGTTAGCGAAGATACTAAGGTTTCTGATTGGAATGATGATGAAATAGGTCGTATCAGGGAAGCTGCTTCTGAATTTGTAATTGAAGGTGAATTACGTTCAGAAACTCAGTTGAACATTAAGCGTTTAATGGATATTGGCTGTTATAGAGGTATTCGTCATAGATCAGGTTTACCTTTAAGAGGTCAGCGTACTAAGAACAACTCTAGAACTAGAAAAGGAAA
- the rpmC gene encoding 50S ribosomal protein L29: MKKQEIKEMSVEGLTEKLAEYKKQHADLKMAHFVTPLENPLQIRKVRRTVARLATELTNRENQ, encoded by the coding sequence ATGAAAAAACAAGAGATTAAAGAAATGTCTGTGGAAGGACTTACGGAGAAATTGGCCGAGTACAAGAAGCAGCATGCAGATTTGAAAATGGCACATTTTGTAACACCGTTAGAAAATCCACTTCAGATTAGAAAAGTAAGGAGAACAGTAGCGAGATTAGCTACTGAATTAACTAATAGGGAGAACCAATAA
- the secY gene encoding preprotein translocase subunit SecY has translation MKNFIDTISNIWKIEELRNRILITLGLLLVYRFGCQIVLPGIDSTQLGGLTDSTDQGIFGLLNAFTGGAFANASVFALGIMPYISASIVVQLMGIAIPYLQKLQKEGESGRKTINQITRWLTIGICIVQAPAYLYGLEAFGVRDSAFLLGKGLDFMVPAVIILVTGTVFAMWLGEKITDKGIGNGISLLIMIGIIATMPQSFVQEFISRTTDNNGGLMFILIEVIVWFLVILACILLVMATRQIPVQYARRTASGGYEKNIMGSRQYIPLKLNASGVMPIIFAQAIMFVPGMIGGAFDDTAFGQWMQVQFSDIFGWAYNLLFAILIIIFTYFYTAITVPTNKMADDLKRSGGFIPGIRPGKETGDYLDKIMSLITLPGSIFLALLAILPAIVVKLMDVQAGWALFYGGTSLLIMVGVAIDTVQQVNSYLLNRHYDGLMKTGKNRKVA, from the coding sequence ATGAAGAATTTTATTGATACAATATCCAATATTTGGAAAATAGAAGAACTAAGAAATAGAATTCTTATCACTTTAGGTCTTTTGTTAGTTTATCGTTTTGGTTGTCAAATCGTACTTCCAGGTATAGATTCAACACAATTAGGTGGTTTAACGGATAGTACTGACCAAGGTATTTTTGGTCTTTTAAATGCATTTACAGGAGGAGCTTTTGCTAATGCTTCTGTTTTTGCATTAGGTATTATGCCTTACATCTCCGCTTCTATTGTAGTTCAGTTGATGGGTATTGCAATTCCTTATCTTCAGAAATTACAAAAAGAGGGTGAAAGTGGTCGTAAGACCATTAATCAAATTACTAGATGGTTAACCATTGGTATTTGTATTGTTCAGGCTCCTGCATACTTATATGGCTTAGAAGCTTTTGGTGTAAGAGATAGTGCTTTCTTATTAGGTAAAGGATTAGATTTTATGGTGCCTGCAGTTATAATATTAGTGACTGGTACTGTATTTGCTATGTGGTTGGGTGAAAAAATTACTGATAAAGGTATTGGTAATGGTATTTCACTCTTAATTATGATTGGTATAATCGCTACAATGCCTCAGTCTTTTGTTCAAGAATTTATTTCAAGAACTACTGATAATAATGGTGGACTAATGTTTATTTTAATTGAAGTAATTGTTTGGTTCTTGGTTATTTTGGCTTGTATTCTTTTAGTAATGGCTACAAGGCAGATACCTGTTCAATACGCTAGAAGAACAGCTTCTGGTGGATATGAAAAGAATATCATGGGATCAAGACAATACATTCCTTTAAAATTAAATGCATCTGGAGTAATGCCAATTATCTTTGCACAAGCAATAATGTTTGTACCTGGAATGATAGGTGGTGCTTTTGATGACACTGCATTTGGTCAATGGATGCAAGTACAATTCAGTGATATATTTGGATGGGCATATAATTTACTATTCGCAATATTGATTATAATCTTTACTTATTTCTACACTGCAATTACGGTTCCTACCAATAAAATGGCAGATGACCTTAAAAGAAGTGGTGGTTTCATCCCTGGAATACGTCCAGGAAAAGAAACTGGAGATTATTTAGATAAGATTATGTCTTTAATAACGTTACCTGGATCTATTTTCTTAGCTTTGCTGGCTATTTTACCGGCAATAGTGGTGAAGTTGATGGATGTTCAAGCTGGATGGGCTTTATTTTACGGTGGTACCTCCCTTTTAATTATGGTTGGTGTAGCTATAGATACAGTGCAGCAGGTTAATTCGTATTTGTTGAATAGACATTATGATGGTTTAATGAAAACGGGTAAAAATAGAAAAGTAGCATAA
- the rplX gene encoding 50S ribosomal protein L24, with protein sequence MKKLKIKTGDTVRITAGDHKGTEGKVMRVNLEKNKAIVEGANMVSKHEKPSAKNPQGGIVKKEALIHISNLALIDSKSGDVTRVGYEMKDGKKVRVSKKSNEVI encoded by the coding sequence ATGAAAAAGTTAAAAATCAAAACAGGAGATACGGTAAGAATTACTGCTGGTGACCATAAAGGTACCGAAGGTAAAGTTATGCGTGTAAATCTTGAGAAAAATAAAGCCATCGTTGAAGGTGCCAATATGGTATCTAAACATGAGAAGCCTAGTGCTAAAAACCCTCAAGGTGGTATTGTAAAAAAAGAAGCTTTAATCCATATTTCTAATTTAGCCTTGATCGACAGTAAATCTGGAGATGTAACAAGAGTAGGTTACGAAATGAAGGATGGTAAAAAAGTTAGGGTTTCCAAAAAATCCAATGAAGTAATTTAG
- the rpsN gene encoding 30S ribosomal protein S14: MAKESMKARERKRERTVAVYAEKRKALKEAGDYEALQRLPKNASPVRLHNRCKLTGRPKGYMRTFGISRVKFREMANAGLIPGVKKASW, encoded by the coding sequence ATGGCTAAGGAATCAATGAAAGCCCGTGAGAGAAAAAGGGAAAGAACTGTAGCAGTTTATGCTGAAAAACGTAAAGCTTTGAAAGAAGCTGGCGATTATGAAGCGTTACAGAGACTACCTAAAAATGCCTCTCCGGTACGTTTACATAATAGATGTAAATTAACTGGAAGACCTAAAGGTTACATGAGAACTTTTGGTATTTCAAGGGTAAAATTCAGAGAGATGGCTAATGCCGGTTTAATACCAGGTGTTAAGAAAGCTAGCTGGTAA
- the rpsE gene encoding 30S ribosomal protein S5, with amino-acid sequence MFQKYKNVETVKPGGLDLKDKLVGIQRVTKVTKGGRAFGFSAIVVVGDENGVVGHGLGKSKEVATAIAKAIEDGKKNLVRIPLNKGTLPHEQKGKFGGARVYIQPASHGTGVIAGGAVRSVLESVGVHDVLSKSQGSSNPHNVVKATFDALLQLRDAKTIATQRGVSLEKVFKG; translated from the coding sequence ATGTTCCAAAAATATAAAAACGTAGAAACTGTTAAGCCAGGTGGTTTAGATTTAAAAGATAAATTAGTTGGTATTCAACGTGTAACCAAGGTAACAAAAGGTGGTAGAGCATTCGGTTTTTCTGCAATTGTTGTTGTAGGTGATGAGAATGGTGTTGTAGGTCACGGTTTAGGGAAATCAAAAGAAGTTGCTACTGCTATTGCAAAAGCAATTGAAGATGGTAAAAAGAACTTAGTTCGTATTCCTTTAAACAAGGGAACCTTGCCTCACGAGCAAAAAGGTAAATTTGGTGGTGCAAGAGTATATATTCAACCTGCATCTCATGGTACCGGTGTAATTGCTGGTGGTGCTGTAAGATCAGTATTAGAATCTGTAGGTGTACATGATGTATTATCAAAATCTCAGGGATCTTCAAATCCACATAATGTTGTAAAAGCTACATTCGATGCTTTATTACAACTTAGAGATGCAAAAACTATTGCTACACAAAGGGGTGTTTCTTTAGAAAAAGTATTTAAAGGTTAA
- the rpsC gene encoding 30S ribosomal protein S3 — protein sequence MGQKTNPIGNRLGIIRGWESNWYGGNDYGDKLAEDDKIRKYIHARLSKASVSRVIIERTLKLITVTVTTARPGIIIGKGGQEVDKLKEELKKITNKEVQINIFEIKRPELDANLVAASVARQIESRISFRRAIKMAIAAAMRMNAEGIKIQISGRLNGAEMARSESYKDGRIPLSTFRADIDYALHEAQTTYGKLGIKVWIMKGEVYGKRDLSPLVGMQKDSSKGGKQEGGRKQRRRK from the coding sequence ATGGGACAGAAAACAAATCCAATAGGAAATCGTCTAGGAATCATTAGAGGTTGGGAATCTAACTGGTATGGTGGTAACGATTACGGAGATAAATTGGCTGAGGATGATAAAATACGTAAGTATATTCATGCAAGACTTTCTAAAGCTAGTGTTTCAAGAGTTATAATTGAACGTACTCTTAAATTGATAACAGTAACCGTAACAACTGCTAGACCTGGTATTATTATCGGTAAAGGTGGTCAGGAAGTTGATAAGTTGAAAGAGGAGTTGAAAAAAATCACCAATAAGGAGGTTCAGATCAACATTTTTGAAATAAAAAGACCGGAGCTTGATGCTAATTTAGTAGCTGCAAGTGTAGCTCGTCAAATTGAAAGTAGAATTTCTTTTAGAAGAGCAATAAAGATGGCAATCGCTGCAGCAATGCGTATGAATGCTGAAGGAATAAAGATTCAAATCTCTGGTAGATTGAATGGTGCTGAAATGGCACGTTCTGAATCTTATAAGGATGGTAGAATTCCATTATCTACCTTTAGAGCAGATATCGATTATGCTTTACATGAGGCTCAAACTACATATGGTAAACTTGGAATTAAAGTTTGGATTATGAAAGGTGAGGTATATGGTAAAAGAGATTTATCTCCATTAGTAGGAATGCAAAAGGATTCTTCTAAAGGTGGTAAGCAAGAAGGTGGAAGAAAACAACGTCGTAGAAAGTAA
- the rplN gene encoding 50S ribosomal protein L14: MLQQESRLKVADNTGAKEVLTIRVLGGTKRRYASIGDKIVVTVKEATPNGGIKKGAVSTAVVVRTKKEVRRPDGSYIRFDDNACVLLNPAGEMRGTRVFGPVARELRDKQFMKIVSLAPEVL; encoded by the coding sequence ATGTTACAGCAAGAATCTAGACTAAAAGTAGCGGATAACACAGGAGCAAAGGAAGTTTTAACTATCCGTGTTCTTGGTGGTACCAAAAGAAGATATGCTTCAATAGGTGACAAAATAGTTGTTACTGTAAAGGAAGCTACTCCAAACGGAGGTATCAAAAAAGGTGCGGTTTCAACTGCTGTTGTAGTTCGTACAAAGAAAGAGGTTAGAAGGCCTGATGGATCTTATATAAGATTTGATGATAACGCTTGTGTGCTATTGAATCCTGCCGGAGAAATGAGAGGTACTCGTGTTTTTGGACCTGTAGCAAGAGAGCTTAGGGATAAGCAGTTCATGAAGATTGTATCATTGGCCCCAGAGGTATTATAA
- the infA gene encoding translation initiation factor IF-1 yields the protein MAKQAAIEQDGSIIEALSNAMFRVELENGHVVTAHISGKMRMHYIKLLPGDKVKLEMSPYDLTKARITYRY from the coding sequence ATGGCTAAGCAGGCAGCAATAGAACAGGATGGATCTATCATCGAAGCATTATCAAATGCAATGTTTCGTGTAGAGTTGGAGAATGGACATGTGGTAACAGCGCATATATCAGGTAAGATGCGTATGCACTATATTAAACTATTACCTGGAGATAAGGTTAAATTAGAGATGAGTCCCTATGACCTTACTAAAGCAAGAATTACATATAGATACTAA
- the rplR gene encoding 50S ribosomal protein L18, which translates to MGLSKTQRKLRIRRRIRKVSSGTAVKPRLSVFRSNSEIYAQVIDDVKGVTLVSASSRDKDIAKAKGNKTEIAALVGKTIAEKSVKAGLDKVAFDRGGNLYHGRVKSLADGAREAGLKF; encoded by the coding sequence ATGGGATTATCAAAAACACAAAGAAAATTAAGAATCCGACGTAGAATACGTAAGGTTTCTTCTGGAACTGCAGTTAAACCAAGGTTGTCTGTGTTTAGAAGTAACAGCGAAATTTACGCTCAAGTTATAGACGACGTTAAAGGAGTCACTTTAGTATCCGCTTCTTCAAGAGATAAGGATATCGCGAAAGCAAAAGGAAATAAAACCGAGATTGCTGCTTTGGTTGGTAAAACAATCGCTGAGAAATCTGTAAAAGCTGGCTTAGATAAAGTCGCTTTTGATAGAGGAGGTAATTTGTATCATGGAAGAGTAAAATCTTTAGCTGATGGTGCAAGAGAAGCAGGACTAAAATTCTAA
- the rplO gene encoding 50S ribosomal protein L15, translated as MGLNNLQPAEGSVNRDGKRLGRGQGSGKGGTAARGHKGAKSRSGYSKKIGFEGGQMPLQRRVPKFGFTNINRKDYQGINIEKLQELVDNKVLTNEVTLDLLIENGLVGKNDLVKILGNGELKAPLKISVHKFTASAKAAIEAAGGEAISL; from the coding sequence ATGGGTTTAAATAATCTACAGCCTGCAGAAGGTTCAGTAAATAGAGACGGAAAACGCCTTGGAAGAGGTCAGGGTTCTGGAAAAGGAGGAACAGCTGCAAGAGGTCATAAAGGAGCAAAATCAAGATCTGGTTATTCTAAGAAAATTGGTTTCGAAGGTGGTCAAATGCCTTTGCAGCGTCGTGTACCTAAGTTTGGTTTTACGAATATTAATCGTAAAGACTACCAAGGTATCAATATAGAGAAATTGCAAGAGCTTGTTGATAATAAGGTTTTAACTAATGAAGTTACTTTGGATCTTTTGATCGAAAATGGTTTAGTTGGTAAAAATGATTTAGTGAAAATTTTAGGAAATGGTGAGTTGAAAGCACCTCTGAAAATTTCAGTACATAAATTTACAGCATCTGCCAAAGCAGCGATTGAGGCAGCAGGTGGTGAAGCAATAAGTTTGTAA
- the rpmD gene encoding 50S ribosomal protein L30: protein MAKIKVTQVKSGIKKPQNQKRTLEALGLKRIGQVVEHNDTPNILGMINKVKHLVSTEEA from the coding sequence ATGGCAAAGATTAAAGTTACACAAGTAAAAAGTGGAATTAAGAAACCTCAAAATCAAAAAAGAACTTTAGAGGCTCTTGGTTTAAAAAGAATAGGTCAGGTTGTAGAACACAATGATACACCTAACATTCTTGGAATGATAAATAAAGTTAAACATTTAGTTTCCACTGAGGAAGCTTAA
- the ykgO gene encoding type B 50S ribosomal protein L36, with translation MKVRASVKKRSADCKIVRRKGRLYVINKKNPRFKQRQG, from the coding sequence ATGAAAGTAAGAGCATCAGTTAAGAAGAGAAGTGCCGACTGCAAGATTGTTCGCAGAAAAGGCAGGTTGTACGTAATCAACAAAAAGAATCCTAGATTTAAACAAAGACAAGGGTAA
- the rpsH gene encoding 30S ribosomal protein S8 has protein sequence MVTDTIADYLTRVRNASRAGHRVVEIPASNLKKEITKILFDQGYILSYKFEESKVQGTIKIALKYDKLTKEPVIKKIQRISKPGLRKYAGNEDLPRVLNGLGVAIVSTSHGVMTSKQAKAEKVGGEVLCYVY, from the coding sequence ATGGTAACAGATACTATTGCAGATTACCTAACGAGAGTTAGAAACGCAAGTAGAGCGGGACATAGGGTTGTTGAAATACCTGCGTCGAATCTTAAAAAAGAAATTACTAAAATATTATTCGATCAAGGATATATTTTAAGTTACAAGTTCGAAGAGAGCAAAGTTCAAGGGACTATTAAAATAGCCTTGAAATACGATAAGCTTACAAAAGAACCTGTTATCAAGAAAATACAGCGTATAAGTAAGCCTGGTCTTAGAAAATATGCAGGTAATGAAGATTTACCTCGTGTATTGAATGGTTTAGGTGTTGCTATCGTTTCTACATCTCATGGAGTAATGACAAGCAAGCAGGCAAAGGCAGAAAAAGTTGGTGGTGAAGTTTTGTGCTACGTTTATTAA
- the rplF gene encoding 50S ribosomal protein L6, with protein sequence MSRIGNNPVAIPEGVTVEINDNIISVKGKLGELTQEFSGVSVKVEDGQAFVTRPSDSKEHKAKHGLYRSLITNMVDGVSKGWTKELELVGVGYRASNQGQKLDLALGFSHNIVFNIASEVKVETISEKGKNPIVKLTSHDKQLVGHIAAKIRSFRSPEPYKGKGIKFVGEILRRKAGKSA encoded by the coding sequence ATGTCTAGAATAGGTAATAATCCAGTCGCAATTCCTGAAGGAGTTACAGTTGAAATCAACGACAATATCATTTCTGTTAAAGGAAAGTTGGGTGAGTTGACTCAAGAGTTCTCAGGAGTATCGGTTAAAGTAGAAGACGGACAGGCTTTCGTAACAAGGCCATCTGATTCTAAGGAGCATAAAGCAAAGCACGGTTTATACAGATCACTTATCACTAATATGGTGGACGGTGTTTCTAAAGGATGGACCAAAGAATTAGAATTAGTAGGTGTGGGTTATAGAGCTAGTAATCAAGGACAGAAACTTGATTTGGCTTTAGGTTTTTCTCATAATATTGTATTTAACATTGCCTCTGAGGTAAAGGTTGAAACAATTTCTGAAAAAGGTAAAAATCCAATTGTAAAGCTTACTTCTCATGACAAACAATTAGTTGGTCATATTGCAGCAAAGATTAGATCTTTCCGTAGTCCGGAGCCGTACAAAGGGAAAGGAATTAAGTTTGTAGGTGAAATATTAAGAAGAAAAGCTGGTAAATCAGCTTAA